A genomic window from Candidatus Nitrosoglobus terrae includes:
- a CDS encoding cytochrome P450, with protein MNFEDSSKLSIQSPPSTSAIGIPTVSIEDKEEMKTDPHGVLRKYRNMYPVVFDEKGGYIVLRHADVQYLGKDPRLCSTETDFPEARGVTSGALFQGYEQGMLTANGETHRRRRSPFTKLSLRQTVEDMRPVVRQTANDLIDSWYENGQVEFIEGFSAQLPPRIIGDFIGLPRSDVPYFSKLAHEIGKFLNFDVSSDEISNAKSAASDLKDYIEQKIIERRKNPRDDFLSTFLAANDESGQLSELELENQIRQLIIGGTDTTRAAIAIEIALLLQHPEQWKAVCQDPELIPNAVAESMRYEPMAAGILRRTLEDINVDGAIIPANVPVILSIMSAMRDERVYDHPDIFDIYREKQDRVHPGFGAGVHRCLGEALARLELEEALAALSARIPHVQLNCQPMIINHAGIRRIDSMELSWAN; from the coding sequence ATGAATTTTGAAGATAGCTCTAAACTTTCCATACAATCACCGCCGAGTACCTCAGCCATAGGTATCCCAACCGTAAGTATAGAAGACAAGGAAGAGATGAAGACAGATCCCCATGGCGTGCTGCGGAAATACCGAAATATGTACCCCGTTGTGTTTGATGAGAAAGGAGGATATATCGTATTGCGTCACGCTGATGTCCAATATTTGGGCAAAGATCCAAGGCTGTGCTCTACTGAGACCGATTTCCCAGAGGCGCGCGGGGTTACCTCTGGAGCTTTATTTCAGGGCTATGAACAAGGTATGCTGACTGCCAACGGTGAAACCCACCGCCGTCGCCGATCTCCTTTTACAAAATTATCTTTACGCCAGACGGTGGAGGATATGCGCCCAGTTGTGCGTCAGACTGCCAATGATCTCATTGATTCTTGGTATGAAAACGGGCAGGTGGAATTTATTGAAGGATTTTCGGCCCAGCTCCCGCCGCGAATCATCGGTGATTTTATTGGGTTGCCCAGATCTGATGTTCCTTATTTTTCTAAGCTAGCCCATGAGATAGGGAAATTTCTTAATTTTGATGTCAGTTCAGATGAAATTTCCAATGCCAAGTCGGCAGCTTCAGATTTAAAGGACTATATTGAGCAGAAAATCATAGAGCGGCGTAAGAATCCGCGTGATGACTTTCTGTCTACTTTTTTAGCAGCTAATGACGAATCAGGTCAGCTCTCTGAGCTTGAGCTTGAGAATCAGATAAGACAGCTTATTATCGGTGGCACGGATACAACTCGGGCTGCCATTGCCATAGAAATTGCTTTATTACTCCAACACCCAGAGCAGTGGAAGGCAGTCTGTCAAGATCCGGAGCTTATTCCTAATGCAGTAGCAGAGTCGATGCGCTATGAGCCGATGGCTGCTGGTATTCTTCGTAGAACTTTAGAAGATATTAACGTTGACGGTGCAATCATCCCAGCTAATGTGCCAGTTATTCTTTCGATTATGTCAGCGATGCGGGATGAGCGAGTATATGATCACCCAGATATATTTGATATTTATCGAGAGAAGCAGGATCGGGTTCACCCTGGTTTTGGTGCGGGCGTTCACCGATGTCTTGGAGAAGCCCTTGCGCGACTTGAGTTAGAAGAGGCGCTTGCAGCACTTTCAGCACGGATACCCCATGTTCAGCTAAACTGTCAGCCAATGATTATTAATCATGCCGGTATTCGTCGAATTGATAGTATGGAACTTTCTTGGGCAAACTAA
- a CDS encoding carboxymuconolactone decarboxylase family protein codes for MVIKRINYHQLNPDAIKALSSANQYITSIDKKLWALIELRISQINGCAYCVNIHSRQAREAGEDQQRLDCLTVWRESSFFNEAECAALAWAESLSHISATRAPDNVYKTLQQHYSEQQIVDLTLIISMMNMWNRIAVSLQRLPDREN; via the coding sequence CCCTGATGCTATCAAAGCGCTGTCCTCTGCCAATCAATACATCACTTCGATTGATAAAAAATTGTGGGCACTCATTGAGCTTCGGATCTCTCAAATCAACGGCTGTGCCTACTGTGTTAATATACATTCACGGCAAGCACGTGAAGCGGGAGAAGATCAACAACGCCTGGATTGTTTAACCGTATGGCGGGAATCATCATTTTTCAATGAAGCCGAATGCGCTGCCCTTGCGTGGGCAGAGTCACTCAGCCATATCTCTGCTACCCGAGCGCCTGATAACGTCTACAAAACACTACAACAGCACTATTCAGAGCAACAAATAGTAGACCTCACCTTAATAATCTCAATGATGAATATGTGGAATCGTATTGCTGTTAGTTTGCAGCGCCTTCCTGATCGAGAAAACTAA